The following proteins come from a genomic window of Kitasatospora sp. NBC_01246:
- a CDS encoding RICIN domain-containing protein has protein sequence MPSLPRTLVATLTAATLTLAGGALTAPPASAAPAVTGYTVSVGSTGRYPTPTDTTAAPYTDKDGTFYFQQSAALYGATDPREWEFFTGADFDSATRSAAISDAVNPANPQDANNNTTWRCNNSPTGRESSFAPSGSGYAQKNYCDLTGVWVDPDTGDWYGLVHNEFTPQPFGDGLHFDAIDYTVSTDQGRTWTIRNHVITSPYSTVRGDTAAFPNQTYDYGDGDPRLFVDTASGYFYVYYGSRIVDKGGSWKAFYEHVARAPMSAKMAPDSWQKWYDGAWSQPGVGGRESNMVPVDAASSTGYTPVAKEYDPANTGTAAQQIAAGKMPPTSPLFVMDITYNAYLGLYIGEPQAVNQDGTSPQYLYATDDLATQKWFPIGDTGSYHTASWYRWFVDSANRTNSTIVGKNFRAYCAFGCSAGASGEYVNLGITSSAPAPAPVDPAKTYRIANGTGRVLAQVSGSQATTSTAAAGGSGLESWSFAPTGDGAYRVVNSATGGLLGVGSTGKADRAWGTAPTVTAAGPGGPAVGQQWFVIPGKTAAGASTGAFRLVNRYSGLVLGMTSAAGALTGTTPTRSWTDTTGNPVGGGATAADQVLTLTATGDAGGSLDGIHTLTTGGKALDVPDHSKTQGTQLVTWTANGGTNQSWTFARQSDGSYRLTNRESALCLDDSGGSTAAGNPIIQWACTGATNQRWILTAVSGGYTVASKASGLLLTTAGTANGALVTQQPDTGSARQIWSVN, from the coding sequence GTGCCATCCCTTCCCAGAACCCTCGTGGCCACCCTCACGGCCGCCACCCTCACCCTGGCCGGCGGCGCCCTCACGGCCCCACCCGCGTCGGCGGCCCCCGCCGTCACCGGCTACACCGTCAGCGTCGGCTCCACCGGCCGCTACCCCACCCCGACCGACACCACGGCGGCCCCGTACACCGACAAGGACGGCACCTTCTACTTCCAGCAGTCCGCGGCGCTGTACGGGGCCACCGACCCGCGTGAGTGGGAGTTCTTCACCGGCGCGGACTTCGACTCCGCCACCAGGTCCGCCGCGATCAGCGACGCGGTGAACCCCGCCAACCCGCAGGACGCGAACAACAACACGACCTGGCGCTGCAACAACAGCCCCACCGGCCGGGAGTCGAGCTTCGCGCCGAGCGGCTCCGGCTACGCCCAGAAGAACTACTGCGACCTCACCGGGGTCTGGGTCGACCCGGACACCGGTGACTGGTACGGCCTGGTGCACAACGAGTTCACCCCGCAGCCCTTCGGGGACGGCCTGCACTTCGACGCGATCGACTACACGGTCTCGACCGACCAGGGCCGGACGTGGACCATCAGGAACCACGTCATCACCTCGCCGTACAGCACCGTACGCGGTGACACCGCCGCCTTCCCGAACCAGACCTACGACTACGGCGACGGCGACCCGCGGCTCTTCGTGGACACCGCCTCCGGCTACTTCTACGTCTACTACGGCTCGCGGATCGTCGACAAGGGCGGCAGCTGGAAGGCGTTCTACGAACACGTCGCCCGGGCACCGATGTCCGCCAAGATGGCGCCCGACTCCTGGCAGAAGTGGTACGACGGCGCGTGGTCGCAGCCCGGCGTCGGCGGCCGGGAGAGCAACATGGTCCCGGTCGACGCGGCCAGCAGCACGGGGTACACCCCCGTCGCCAAGGAGTACGACCCGGCGAACACCGGCACCGCGGCCCAGCAGATCGCCGCCGGGAAGATGCCGCCGACCTCGCCGCTCTTCGTCATGGACATCACCTACAACGCCTACCTCGGCCTGTACATCGGTGAGCCCCAGGCGGTCAACCAGGACGGCACCTCGCCGCAGTACCTCTACGCGACCGACGACCTCGCGACCCAGAAGTGGTTCCCGATCGGCGACACCGGCAGCTACCACACCGCCTCGTGGTACCGCTGGTTCGTCGACAGCGCGAACCGGACGAACTCGACGATCGTCGGCAAGAACTTCCGTGCCTACTGCGCGTTCGGCTGCTCGGCGGGCGCCTCCGGCGAGTACGTCAACCTCGGCATCACCTCCTCGGCCCCCGCGCCCGCGCCCGTCGACCCGGCCAAGACCTACCGGATCGCCAACGGAACCGGCCGGGTGCTCGCCCAGGTCTCCGGCAGCCAGGCGACCACCTCGACGGCCGCCGCCGGCGGATCGGGCCTGGAGTCGTGGAGCTTCGCCCCCACCGGCGACGGCGCCTACCGGGTCGTCAACTCCGCCACCGGCGGCCTGCTGGGTGTCGGCTCCACCGGCAAGGCCGACCGCGCCTGGGGGACGGCGCCGACCGTCACCGCGGCCGGACCGGGCGGGCCCGCCGTCGGCCAGCAGTGGTTCGTCATCCCCGGCAAGACCGCCGCGGGTGCATCGACCGGCGCCTTCCGGCTGGTCAACCGCTACAGCGGACTGGTGCTCGGCATGACGTCCGCCGCCGGCGCGCTGACCGGCACCACGCCCACCCGCAGCTGGACCGACACCACCGGCAACCCCGTCGGCGGCGGCGCCACCGCGGCCGACCAGGTGCTGACCCTGACCGCCACCGGTGACGCCGGCGGCTCACTCGACGGGATCCACACGCTCACCACCGGAGGCAAGGCGCTCGACGTCCCCGACCACTCCAAGACCCAGGGCACCCAGCTCGTCACCTGGACCGCCAACGGCGGCACCAACCAGAGCTGGACCTTCGCCCGGCAGTCCGACGGCAGCTACCGGCTCACCAACCGCGAGTCCGCGCTCTGCCTGGACGACAGCGGCGGCTCCACCGCGGCCGGCAACCCGATCATCCAGTGGGCCTGCACGGGCGCGACCAACCAGCGCTGGATCCTCACCGCGGTGAGCGGCGGCTACACCGTCGCCTCGAAGGCGAGCGGCCTGCTCCTCACCACCGCCGGCACCGCCAACGGCGCCCTGGTGACCCAGCAGCCGGACACCGGGTCGGCCCGGCAGATCTGGTCCGTCAACTAG